In Podospora pseudopauciseta strain CBS 411.78 chromosome 2 map unlocalized CBS411.78m_2, whole genome shotgun sequence, the genomic stretch GGGCTCGTCGACCTCTGAATCTCGCTCCCGACCGCCGTCGCAACACTAGCCATGGCGCTCTGTCCCACCACATTCCCACTCCCGGTGGTTGCCGGCTCGGGGAGCTTGAAAGTCCGGAGATCAGCAGTCGACCTCGTCTGGCTCAGCCGTCTTCTGTTGTCGGGCTTTTCGCTACCCGGACTCGGGGTCCGGAGCTGGGCGGGGAAGTTGGGGGACTTAAGAGTCTGGTGACTGGCGAGGTGGACCGAGATGATCGCGTTGGTGGCGGGCTTCTCGTTGAGGAGGGACTGCTGGAGGCGCTCGGCGGTGCGGCGGGCGCGGAGGGCGGCGGCTTCTTTTTCTGAGGAGAGGAGTTGGGAgtggaggtgggagaaggaggcggtgtTGGGTTTGAACTGAGCGGGGTTGGTTGAGCtcatgggaggaggggaagggggttgtgggaaGGGGGACGCATCGACCTCGGTGACGTCCGGGTTCGGGTCAGgcgttgggtggtggttctcGGTTGGTGATTCCGCGGGCACCTCCTCGACAGATACTTTCGCTGCTTTTGGCAACTCCACAACAGTCTtgtcgccatcttcctcctcttcgatGGGTTCCGTCAAGTCGATCACTTCCGtaatcaccacctcctccacacaCCTCGCCCCGGCCTCAGACCCATCATCACTGTCACTCGagctatcctcctcctcctcctcctcctccaccaccaccaccacctcttcttccacccccccgTTATCACTTTCCTcgctctcctccaccaacttccccaaccccttcccctcccccttctcacccaccccctcactctcctttcccatcatcacctcccccaaactccccaccTCTTTTTCCagtccaccaacaacaggaCTGCTAGGCTCATTCCTAtacctctccgcctcctcctgcgccctcgcctccgcctcggccCTCCActgcgcctcctcctcctccgtcctcaTCCAGTACCGCCCCATAGCCTTTTGATTCTCCTGGTGGCGTCGCAACTTCGTCGCGCTCTTCAGCACCGTCTTGGGAGCCGTCTTTTGCGGCCCCGGGTCATGCGGAGAAACATAGGTGATTGTCGACTTTGACTTTCGTTTCACTGGCAGGAACCTCCGCCCGGGGCCGACCTCCACGCGGTGGACTGTCGCTTTGGCGAAGcggacggtggagggggacATTGTTCTTGctggggtgaggaggggggatgccGGGGGGGAgtcgaggagggggtttaacggggtgagagggggggagagggagggaggtttcTCAGAAAGGGGCGGGGTTTGCTGTTGTTCTGAAGAACTGGAGggcgaggggaggggggagagaagggCTGCGTTGAGGGTTGGGCTGTGGGGTTGCTCCCCCGGCCCCGGGGGGTCGAGGAAACGGGGGGTGCGGCGGGCGTTGCCGTCTGGGCTGGAGACGCGGAGGATGGATTTGGGGACCatggtggaggttggtggtggaggggatcTGATGGACACGTATTAGTCTTGGAACCTGTCCACGGCTGAGAGATGGCAACACTCACTTTGACCTCACCACACTTCCCACCAGAGTGGAAGCCTGACTGAGCCGTTTGGCAGCCTCGGGAGCTGTCTTGTTGACCTTCTCCAAAGACCCATTCTTGCTTCCAGACTTTGTCGACTCTTCCGACCGCTTCGGATCAAGATTCGAAAAGTTTGGCTTTGCGTGCCTTGCCTTAGCACTAACTGgatcctccaaccccatgAAGCCAGAAAATGAAAGCTTCCGTGACATTGATGCCGGACgtgccttcttcttggtggtgttgtcccTGTTGCTGTTATCCCAGCCTGTGCCAAAACTATGGCTATGTCTCCGTTGTGGCTTTGAAAGGCCTTGGCTAGGGGTAGCTGTGTGTTGTGTGGCAGTCGACGATGTGCTGTTtgatgacgacgaagacAATGACGACGAGTTTGATATGATCGATTTGGGGCCAATCTTGGTCTGTAACCCAGTCCATGAAAGAACAGCCGAGTGGACTGATGAAAATGAATCCTTCCTCTGAGGCCGGCGTGCACTCTCCAACCTATGCTTTGTCTCTTTGGTATCGTTCGACATGTTGATGGCGATGTAGCTCGGGGATAAGGGGCAATAAACACAGAAAAAGTGGGTTGACGAAACACACCACCATAAAGAATTGTTTGCAAACGGGGTCAAATATAATTGTATTGTCTACGGAAGACAATTGATCCCCTAAACAAAAATAACCAAGCCGGACATGTGCCGATTTGGAGTCGAGGTAGTTCAGGCATGGAGTTGGGCCACAAGGGCACCACATCGCGAGCTGCGCGGGACCCAATCACGACGGCAGGACGCACATCATGCAGTAATCTGCTTCCGTGCTGCCATCTGGCAGCACTAGACGGGACAGGGTCATTTACCCGTGGCTGGGGAAAGAGGTAAGAGCTGTCTGAAACTGGTCTTGATGGGGCTTCCTAGCGTACACATCGTATTCCTGTAGACCAGAGATCGAGATTCTGACCACTGGGGACGACATACAGAGAGCCCAAGATTTCGCCCCAAGAGGTCATCGCCAACAGCACAGAAAACTCACTACCACTGTTTTGGTACTCGGCCCCAAGGTGTGTGGACTACCGGGCCTGGGGCATGGCAGATGCCAACCGGCGCTAAACAAGGGAGAAGGTGAGTTGGCAACAGCTGGCGTCGACAGCGTGTCAATGTCGTGCGGGCGGTTGTTCCTGCTGGATGGAGTCTGTCTCAGGATGAACCCAGAGCGCTGACATTGGTAGACAGGAGATGAGATGACGCACGGCGCCGGGTCAGATCCGAGAGGCTACTGGTTCAGGACGAGGTGAGGAAGCCAATGCTCAAGTACGCAGAGACGCATGGTGTTGTTCAAGTTGGGACTTTTGAACGTCATGGCGATAAATGTCAATCTCCGACGGAGACAGCTCGTGATCGTCCAGCTGATATGACATCCGAGTATCCCGGAAATTGATGCCAAAAGAGATCCGATCCGATCATGATCGGGTCACACGGACGGAACTGAGAGATATGCCGGCCTACCAAATCAACGGAAGGGCGCCTGGTCAGGGCCAACAGGAGAAGGCTGACGGCAGAAGCGTGGGAGACTGTGAAGGTCAGCACTTTTACCCCGCGGTATAACAGATCACCCCgcatcacccaccacaagGAAAGTTGGGGCCATGGGACCTTTGCGACAGGGCTTTGATTGGTTGGATAAGGGAATCTTATCGATACCCAGGTACGGATAGCAACGGCTGTCCTCGGTCCAATTGGTTCTGAAGCTCAGGTTCCGCCAAAAATGTCAAAAAAATTCCATGGCTTCCGTTGCGACACCATCATAACCACCGCTTGCCAACGCGTTGTATCGGTCTTCTCTCCTCTGCCATTGACGCAATCTTATGCATCAATTCATTCCAAGGGCGTGACGTCCTTCAAATGGGTCCGATGTAGCAATCCAATATTCGTGCGGCTTTGCTCTGCGAAGTCGGCCAACCACCGCGAGTCCCACCGCTTTGCGACTCATTCGTTCGTCCCTTTCGGTGCTCCGTggtccacctcctccaatgAGTCAGGAAGCCGTTTCTTACCCAGCGCCGACTTTTGCCCCTGCGCCGCTGCCCGTTGAGCTCCGGTGCTCGGAAGGGACGGGGTGTTTACCCAGATTATCGGTGTGACGTGCGTCTGCAGGCTGTCGTTTAAGGGGTCCAGTGCGCCGGAACCTGGATCCGACCCTGAAAATGTCGAGAGAGAGTCAAAGTATTTATCATGGATGAGACGAAGTCTCACGGCCAGTCCCGGCTGTCGACGGCGAAGAGCTTCGGCACTAGATCCCCGACTTGATAGCCAAGCCGGCGCTCGGAGCCCATGCTCAACTTTTCCTGTTTGCTGTTCCACGCCTTCCGCTTGACCATGTGGATATCCTCCCGCCAGGGTGAGGCTTCATTGGACAATTGGTGACACGGGACCATGATAAGGAGAATACCCTGGACGACCCGCCACTAGCTCAAACAAATCCAACCTTGAAGGATTTAAAGATACCTCTGTCCACCCTCCTCTGTCCCCTGGCTACCGTTAACTGGCTTCTTTCACCTTTCATTGTGACTGTATTCCTCCTGGCTCACATATTGAAGCAAAGACAGCAACGCTCTTTGTTCTCCGAGACCGAGTCACCCTgccaacttcctcctcttccgaaTAGACACACATAAACAAATCCTCCAACATGACCGTCCCTCAGAAACGCCCCGCGGAGGACCTCACCGTCACCGCCCTCGACAACAGGATAGCCGAGGAGCCCGCTCTCAACGGCCACAGCAACGGCGCCAACGGGCATGCTGTTTCCTCTCTCCCTACCCTCGACGCCTCCAagatcaccatcacccgcGCCGACCCTAATGCCCGCACCGTTCccaccgaggccgaggccaacTCTGGCAACGAGACCATCTGCACCGACCACATGATCACCGTCTCCTGGACCGCCGCCAAGGGCTGGGCCAACCCCGAGCTCAAGCCCTACGGCCCTCTCTCCCTCATGCCCACCGCCTCCGTCCTCCACTACGCCACCGAGTGCTTCGAGGGCCTCAAGGCCTTCCGCGGCTACGACGGCAAGCTCCGCCTCTTCCGCCCCGACTGCAACGCCGAGCGCATGCTCATGTCCACCCTCCGTATCTCCCTGCCAGGTTTCGACCCCAAggagcttgagaagctcATCGAGATTCTCATGTCCGTCGACGGGCCAAAATGGCTTCCCAAGGAGAGAGCCGGCTCCTTCTTGTATATCCGCCCCGCCGTGATTGGCACACAGCCCCAGCTCGGTGTCCAGGCTCCCAAGGAAGCGCTTCTTTTCATCACCGCCAGCTTCATGCCGCGCATGGATCTGCCTGAGGGTGGTATGAAGCTGCACACCAACCCCGAGGACATGATCCGCGCGTGGGTTGGCGGCTTCGGTTATGCCAAGGTTGGTGCCAACTACGGACCCAGTCTGTTGGCCACTGCCGAGGCGAGGAGTAGAGGTTTCGGCCAGATCTTGTGGCTGTATGGACCTGAGGGATACTGCACCGAGGCTGGCGCGAGCAACTTTTTCATGCTCTGGAGGACAAAGGAGGGCCAGCTCCAGCTTGTCACGGCGCCGCTGGATGATAAGCTGATTTTGGACGGTGTGACGAGACGCAGTGTGGTTCAGCTTGCGCGGGAGAGGCTGGCGGGTGAgctggaggttgtggagagGAAGTACACTATCGATGAGGTGCTTGAGGCGGATAAGGAAGGAAGGATTGTGGAGGCTTTTGCGGCTGGTACTGCGGTATGTTCTTTTTCTTATCCTCAAAAACAAGTTCTGGAAGTTACGGGTTACTGACGTGattttttttgattttttttggcaACAGTTCTTCATCTGCCCCGTCTCCGAGATCCACCACCGCGGCATCGACGTCAAGATCCCCAtgggcaaggagggcaaAATTGGCCACTACACTGCCAAGCTCAAGGGCTTCGTCGGGGACATCATGTACGGCAACGAGCAGCATCCTTGGGGTGTTGTCATCCAGGAGCAGGAGTAGAGCGGTTTGTGTTTGAGGAGCATTTTGCATCTGCATCAGCATTTTGGAATTTCAAAAAGAGAGAGCAGGGATACCATAGAGGTGTTGATATGGGATGTTAAGAGTGAACAGAGCAAAAGCGGGCGTTTGGGACAAGGGAAAAAGAGCAGGGTTCTTGTTTGGCATTAGCATCGTAGCTGTTGGACTGGTTGGGACAGGATGTTAAACTTCCTGTCTATTTTGAAATGCATAAAAACATTGAAAATTCTCAGTGCCTTTTTTAAATACAGCTGTGGTgtggatgttgttgctgagtgagggaggtggtATTTGTTGTCGCCTTGGCTTGGACACTCGGATCCTACGTAAATGCACACCTAGCAGTGGCAAAGCAGTGGTCAtgataaataaaaaaacgatTGTTGATTCAACTCATCAAATTCACCGCTATCAATGATGGCTTTCATTTCTCAACCCCAGGTCATCCAGACCTAACAACCAAACAAAAGAGGGTATCATATCTCAGGGGGTATCCGATTTCTATCCCCATTCGTATCCCGTCATCCCGATCAACCCAGGTCAAGTCATTCATTCGTTCTGATGCCACTAAAAACAACCGCGATGTCCCTCCACTCAAAAACTTCAAAAAAATTAacgccttttttttctgccaAAATATGCCATGTCATTACCATCGTGAGATTAACCCGTATACCTCTTCCAACATCCGCTTCAACACTCCATGCCATTccaaaaaggaaataaagaaaaataaaaaaaccgaACGCAATGCAATTATCCCCTTCCCACTCAAGAAGATCAATCCTTCAATATCGTCAAATCTAACCCAGGAATATTCCTCTCCCAGGGCGGTATTGACCTTGCCGAACTCCCCGTTCTCGACCTTACAGGAGGTGGTTTCTCcagccctccccctcctccagcagaCATCACCGTCCCCTCACTAGAACTCATcccctccgtctcctccccctgtTCCTTCTCTTTATCTTTGtctccctcatcatcactccccctccgcccacTCTCCTCACAATActccacctccgccccccccctcctcaaccccttgAACCTCCCCAGTATCcccgcccccttctcccctccctcatcaccccccttgACTTTAtcgccaccatcctcccaccGAACAACAAaatccaccatctccctcccatccctcacAGCCCCGAGCAGCACCGGATACgccaaacacccccccaacagACACAGCACCGGTATCCCCACAGCCAACTCCACACTCAACCCGCCCCTCTCCCTGATAGCATAACTCACAAACGGCCAAAACATCGGGCCCGACGCCCCCATGGTCAACCACGCAGCCGCCCTCTTCGTCCTCTCCCCCTGCCCCCTCAGCCCAAGACTAAAAATCAAAGGCCAGATGGGACCCTcgcaaaagaaaaacaacatGAGCGGTATAGCCACCAAGTTAGGGTTGCCAGTGTGCGGAAACACCAAGATGACCAACGCAAAGACCGCAGAGAGAAACACGCACAATGTCAGAACCGTGCGGGGTTTGGGGACGAGTCGGATGTGAGGTTTCGAAACGTTGAGGTAGACCACCCCCGCTGCAAGAAAGCGGGAGAGGGCAAAGGCTGTgtgggcgatgaggaggtagttgaggatggagaaCTTCAGCCCCTGGGGGCGGTAGTCCGCCGCTCTTTTGGCTGTTGCGGGGAGGGAGTAAGACGCAAAGGAGCTGAAGAGCTGGTGGAAGTAGACCGACATGTTTTCTTGGGTGGCGACGTAGCACCATTGGGCGAGGacggcgaagaagatggtcCAGTTTCGGAGCTTGAAACCGCCCAAGGAGCGCTTTTTTGGTTCGAGGGGGAGCTTGGAGGCTAGCTCGGCGAGTTCGCTGTCTGATACCTCGGGGAGGGGCATGTAATAGAAATAAAGTGCGAGGAGGACCGAGAGTAAAGTGACGCCGAGGTATGTCCATTGGACGTCGATGAGGGTTTGGGACATCTCGCCGTCTTCTAGTTCGCCGTGGCTTTCTTTTTCGAGGTTGCGGAAGAAGACTTTGTTGGCGAGAAGGCCGGAGAGGACGCTGCCGACTGCCTGGACGCCCTGCGCGAGGAGGAGCCTCAGATCTCCATACGCCGGGGGACCGCACAAGATCAAAAAGGGGTTGGCGGCTGTCTCGAGGACTGCTAACCCGAACCCGACGGCAAAGGAGCTGACCATGAACCCCCCATAAGCGGTCAGGACTGCCCCGGGCCAAAACATGATAGTGCCCGTGCCATAAATGAGTAATCCCACAATAAACGTCGTCTTGAACCCCCCTATCGCCTCAACACCCGGGCGTTCCTTTCTTCCAGAGCGGCGGTGCTCGTCATGCCGTAGCAACCACTCCCCAACAAGAAGCGGCCCAGCAAAGTAACCAGCCCCAAAGTACATCGACGTCAGGCCCAAAGTCTGAGCAAACGACATCCCCGCCACATCGGCGATGACATTGTTAAGCGTGTTGAGCAGGCCGTACGAGAACCCCCAAATGAAGAAGAGAATGCAGACGATGGTGCAATACTTGAACGATTCGGTGGCGTTGGTCCGGATCATGCTCTTTGGCTTCTTCATATTAACAAAGCCAAAGTAGACGGCTGTCGCGGTAGCAGCCGAGTCTCGGTGGGGAGGCGGGACGTAGTTCATGCTATGGGCCATCGACACTCTCCTAGACGAAGGTCCGCCAGAACCCGCGGCACCGGCCAAGAAATCTCTGATGGAGATCTCTTCCGACGACCGCTCATCTGGCGGGGTGATGACAAAAGCTGGGGGATCAGCTTGCGTAAATGGCGAAGGGTCCGCAATGTCGGCTGGAGCTCCCTCGGCGTTTGCCAGCccatcagcaccagcccTATTGTTATCGTTGTTGTTCTTGAAAGGTGACGGCTCATCCCCCGTGAGCGTGGTGCTCCGCCTCGTAGCGTTGGGATCATATAGCATAGCCGGCAGAATCCTAACAATCAGCGGCTTGAGCGTAGGAATACACGCACACGTAATCCCCACGTTGACCTCGACGGCCGACCACATCAACGAGAGCGACGCATTCCATGAAAACGAGGGACTCTGTCCGTAGAGCGCCTCCCTGTTCGAGGAAGGATTCATAGACGTGATGTCAATCGCTTTCTGTAAGTAATAGATACGCACCACATCCACAATCGTCACAAAGATGCCGAGAGAGAACGTCAGGATCAAAATGATCTTTTGCCTCGGCGGCAGTCTCATGCTGGTCAACACCGGGATTGGCAGCGCCAGGATCGCCAGGTCGGTCGTGACGTTGATAGGAGCCGAGCAGATGAATTCGGTGAGCAGGGGAATGCACCTGATCATCGGGGTGTTGATGTCCCACGCTGCCGCGATGGGGTGGCACTGAAAGATGTTCATAAATGTCAGAATCACCCCCGCCAGGTTCACCACGCCCAACACGCCCCAGGAAGCCATCCT encodes the following:
- a CDS encoding uncharacterized protein (COG:G; EggNog:ENOG503P053) — protein: MSTLYHYHHYRQADHNNISVPQAEGEDEHADRGPAVLAVTAATLTLASVFVAARMVSRIGIVRRFGADDYIIVLAWLITVFLSLSIIFGTMRGLGRHADHVEAWKMPGLKMCEYVFSILYNPALMATKSSVLIFYLRLAKNTQKILRMASWGVLGVVNLAGVILTFMNIFQCHPIAAAWDINTPMIRCIPLLTEFICSAPINVTTDLAILALPIPVLTSMRLPPRQKIILILTFSLGIFVTIVDVVRIYYLQKAIDITSMNPSSNREALYGQSPSFSWNASLSLMWSAVEVNVGITCACIPTLKPLIVRILPAMLYDPNATRRSTTLTGDEPSPFKNNNDNNRAGADGLANAEGAPADIADPSPFTQADPPAFVITPPDERSSEEISIRDFLAGAAGSGGPSSRRVSMAHSMNYVPPPHRDSAATATAVYFGFVNMKKPKSMIRTNATESFKYCTIVCILFFIWGFSYGLLNTLNNVIADVAGMSFAQTLGLTSMYFGAGYFAGPLLVGEWLLRHDEHRRSGRKERPGVEAIGGFKTTFIVGLLIYGTGTIMFWPGAVLTAYGGFMVSSFAVGFGLAVLETAANPFLILCGPPAYGDLRLLLAQGVQAVGSVLSGLLANKVFFRNLEKESHGELEDGEMSQTLIDVQWTYLGVTLLSVLLALYFYYMPLPEVSDSELAELASKLPLEPKKRSLGGFKLRNWTIFFAVLAQWCYVATQENMSVYFHQLFSSFASYSLPATAKRAADYRPQGLKFSILNYLLIAHTAFALSRFLAAGVVYLNVSKPHIRLVPKPRTVLTLCVFLSAVFALVILVFPHTGNPNLVAIPLMLFFFCEGPIWPLIFSLGLRGQGERTKRAAAWLTMGASGPMFWPFVSYAIRERGGLSVELAVGIPVLCLLGGCLAYPVLLGAVRDGREMVDFVVRWEDGGDKVKGGDEGGEKGAGILGRFKGLRRGGAEVEYCEESGRRGSDDEGDKDKEKEQGEETEGMSSSEGTVMSAGGGGGLEKPPPVRSRTGSSARSIPPWERNIPGLDLTILKD
- a CDS encoding uncharacterized protein (EggNog:ENOG503PN45), yielding MSNDTKETKHRLESARRPQRKDSFSSVHSAVLSWTGLQTKIGPKSIISNSSSLSSSSSNSTSSTATQHTATPSQGLSKPQRRHSHSFGTGWDNSNRDNTTKKKARPASMSRKLSFSGFMGLEDPVSAKARHAKPNFSNLDPKRSEESTKSGSKNGSLEKVNKTAPEAAKRLSQASTLVGSVVRSKSPPPPTSTMVPKSILRVSSPDGNARRTPRFLDPPGPGEQPHSPTLNAALLSPLPSPSSSSEQQQTPPLSEKPPSLSPPLTPLNPLLDSPPASPLLTPARTMSPSTVRFAKATVHRVEVGPGRRFLPVKRKSKSTITYVSPHDPGPQKTAPKTVLKSATKLRRHQENQKAMGRYWMRTEEEEAQWRAEAEARAQEEAERYRNEPSSPVVGGLEKEVGSLGEVMMGKESEGVGEKGEGKGLGKLVEESEESDNGGVEEEVVVVVEEEEEEEDSSSDSDDGSEAGARCVEEVVITEVIDLTEPIEEEEDGDKTVVELPKAAKVSVEEVPAESPTENHHPTPDPNPDVTEVDASPFPQPPSPPPMSSTNPAQFKPNTASFSHLHSQLLSSEKEAAALRARRTAERLQQSLLNEKPATNAIISVHLASHQTLKSPNFPAQLRTPSPGSEKPDNRRRLSQTRSTADLRTFKLPEPATTGSGNVVGQSAMASVATAVGSEIQRSTSPNNSLQLSRGRRERSRNRERGYFQVKKEGVVV
- a CDS encoding uncharacterized protein (COG:E; EggNog:ENOG503NVAU), with protein sequence MTVPQKRPAEDLTVTALDNRIAEEPALNGHSNGANGHAVSSLPTLDASKITITRADPNARTVPTEAEANSGNETICTDHMITVSWTAAKGWANPELKPYGPLSLMPTASVLHYATECFEGLKAFRGYDGKLRLFRPDCNAERMLMSTLRISLPGFDPKELEKLIEILMSVDGPKWLPKERAGSFLYIRPAVIGTQPQLGVQAPKEALLFITASFMPRMDLPEGGMKLHTNPEDMIRAWVGGFGYAKVGANYGPSLLATAEARSRGFGQILWLYGPEGYCTEAGASNFFMLWRTKEGQLQLVTAPLDDKLILDGVTRRSVVQLARERLAGELEVVERKYTIDEVLEADKEGRIVEAFAAGTAFFICPVSEIHHRGIDVKIPMGKEGKIGHYTAKLKGFVGDIMYGNEQHPWGVVIQEQE